In one window of Tellurirhabdus rosea DNA:
- a CDS encoding SRPBCC family protein, translating into MKVLKGIGLFIAALVVVILLVGLVMPTEYSVSRSILLTKSRAEVFPLVSSLQSQEKWSPWVDYDPNMKVVFTGTSGTVGEQSAWEGNSDVGKGTQVIKEIKANEMVHNQLTFEEPFTSVSDAYILLTDEADGTRVTWKMEGAQPYPTNVMALFVDLNDLIGKDFDKGLNKLKKLSEAAPTPMASR; encoded by the coding sequence ATGAAAGTTCTGAAAGGCATCGGTTTGTTTATTGCCGCATTAGTAGTAGTGATTTTGCTGGTCGGTCTGGTCATGCCGACCGAGTACAGCGTCTCCCGTTCCATCCTGCTGACCAAATCCCGGGCCGAAGTCTTTCCGCTGGTCAGTTCCCTGCAAAGTCAGGAAAAGTGGTCGCCCTGGGTGGATTACGATCCGAACATGAAAGTGGTTTTTACCGGGACTTCCGGTACGGTTGGCGAACAATCGGCCTGGGAGGGAAACAGCGATGTGGGCAAGGGAACGCAGGTGATCAAAGAAATCAAGGCCAACGAAATGGTGCATAACCAGCTTACCTTCGAGGAGCCGTTTACGAGCGTCAGCGACGCGTACATCCTGTTGACGGACGAGGCCGACGGCACGCGGGTGACCTGGAAAATGGAAGGCGCGCAGCCTTATCCGACCAACGTCATGGCGCTGTTTGTGGACCTGAACGACCTGATCGGCAAAGATTTTGACAAGGGGCTGAACAAGCTGAAAAAACTGAGCGAAGCGGCCCCGACGCCCATGGCCTCCCGCTGA
- a CDS encoding OmpA family protein has product MRISTSSLLLTMSLLAMGLVGCNSSMQAFKQGVRYYDQGEYDLAIKSLGKAAEGKNASEAARINYLTAESYRQSNRFPQAIPFYQKAVEAASPEADLRFHYAYALKSAGRYAEALDQLTQYIQTNPTSKVNLEKAQREVNTLRAISALSKKQNTIQLKNISALNSPGSEYAPVVRGEELVFTGSRKEKIYKNNGLPMTGLYKVKIGQTPDETGNGAQLFSQRIFSEDANEGTPAFSKDGKIMIFARGNNGKRKGGLDVDLYISRLGNDGWTEPARLALSDSTAWDGTPAFSNDGKTLYFASNRNGGAGGIDLYRTNMDASGRFSRPVNMGRDINTPGDDMFPYVGPDNKLYFASDGHPGLGKLDIFVATRSQGIITVENIGLPYNSPMDDFGMTMIEEGKGYFASNREGGKGDDDIYFFDGTTPSPTDTPIAQTPPGQDTRRTVRYYLAGTVGENAPDRTPLDSAKVRILDVATEQPIGEAVTGKPGTFGKYALQEGKEYVIYVERPGYLTRREPFTMQGRSIPPIFLTKAETDTTFNVSVLLDRIALNKTFVLENIYYDLDKFNIRPDAAEELDKLVTVLKDNPTLRIELSSHTDTRASDAYNDRLSQNRAKAAVDYIISKGVEAERLVAKGYGERQLIVKNAITEEQHQRNRRTEFKILGY; this is encoded by the coding sequence ATGAGAATCAGTACTTCATCTCTGCTGTTGACGATGTCCCTTCTGGCTATGGGCCTGGTGGGATGTAACTCATCCATGCAGGCGTTCAAACAGGGAGTTCGCTATTACGACCAGGGCGAGTACGACCTGGCCATCAAAAGCCTCGGCAAAGCCGCCGAAGGCAAAAACGCCAGCGAAGCGGCCCGAATCAATTACCTGACGGCCGAATCGTACCGCCAGTCCAACCGCTTTCCCCAGGCCATTCCGTTTTACCAGAAAGCCGTGGAAGCAGCTAGTCCGGAAGCCGATCTACGCTTTCATTACGCCTATGCGCTCAAGTCGGCCGGTCGCTATGCCGAAGCGCTGGACCAGCTAACCCAATACATCCAGACCAATCCGACCAGCAAGGTGAATCTGGAAAAGGCCCAGCGGGAAGTGAACACACTGCGGGCCATCAGCGCCCTGTCCAAAAAACAGAATACGATTCAGCTGAAAAACATTTCGGCCCTCAATTCGCCGGGCTCGGAGTACGCGCCGGTTGTCCGCGGGGAGGAACTGGTCTTTACGGGTTCCCGCAAAGAGAAGATCTACAAGAACAACGGCCTGCCGATGACGGGTCTGTACAAGGTGAAAATCGGTCAGACGCCCGATGAAACCGGCAACGGAGCCCAGCTTTTCAGCCAGCGGATTTTTTCGGAAGACGCCAACGAAGGCACACCGGCCTTCTCCAAAGACGGCAAGATCATGATCTTTGCCCGGGGCAACAACGGCAAACGCAAAGGGGGCCTCGACGTTGACCTGTACATCAGCCGCCTCGGCAACGACGGCTGGACCGAACCCGCCCGGCTTGCCCTCAGCGACTCGACCGCCTGGGACGGCACTCCGGCCTTCTCCAACGACGGAAAAACGCTCTATTTCGCCTCCAACCGCAACGGGGGAGCCGGCGGCATCGACCTTTACCGCACCAACATGGACGCCTCGGGCCGCTTCAGCCGCCCGGTCAACATGGGTCGGGATATCAATACGCCCGGCGATGACATGTTTCCGTACGTCGGTCCCGACAACAAGCTCTATTTTGCTTCCGACGGGCATCCCGGCCTCGGCAAGCTCGACATTTTCGTGGCTACCCGTTCGCAGGGCATCATTACGGTCGAAAACATCGGTCTTCCGTACAACTCGCCGATGGACGACTTCGGCATGACGATGATTGAAGAAGGCAAAGGCTATTTTGCCTCCAATCGCGAAGGCGGCAAGGGCGACGACGATATTTATTTCTTCGACGGCACTACGCCTTCGCCGACCGACACGCCGATCGCCCAGACGCCTCCGGGCCAGGACACCCGCCGGACGGTGCGCTACTACCTGGCCGGTACGGTCGGAGAAAACGCCCCGGACCGCACGCCGCTCGATTCGGCGAAGGTCCGGATTCTGGACGTAGCCACCGAGCAGCCCATCGGCGAAGCGGTGACGGGCAAACCCGGTACGTTCGGGAAATATGCCCTGCAGGAAGGTAAGGAATACGTTATTTATGTGGAACGGCCGGGTTATCTGACGCGTCGGGAGCCGTTCACCATGCAGGGACGCAGCATTCCGCCCATCTTCCTGACTAAGGCGGAGACGGATACGACCTTCAACGTTTCGGTTCTGCTCGACCGGATTGCGCTGAACAAAACGTTCGTGCTCGAAAACATTTATTATGACCTCGATAAGTTCAACATCCGCCCCGACGCGGCCGAGGAACTTGACAAACTGGTCACCGTGCTGAAAGACAACCCGACGCTGCGGATCGAACTTAGCTCCCATACGGACACCCGCGCCTCGGATGCCTATAACGACCGGCTTTCGCAGAACCGGGCGAAGGCGGCCGTCGATTACATCATTTCCAAAGGAGTGGAGGCCGAACGACTGGTTGCCAAAGGATACGGAGAGCGACAGCTGATCGTCAAAAACGCCATTACCGAAGAACAGCACCAGCGGAACCGCCGCACGGAATTCAAGATTCTGGGCTACTGA
- a CDS encoding TonB-dependent receptor plug domain-containing protein, whose translation MKRSYLLFFCILSFLQSRAQDSPVHAVRGIIRDAVSRKPLAGASVSLEGSYRRVMTDRLGRYELPEVDFSVNDPVTFTISADGFTTLSVAVFSTQTQVDILLRETPNLMNEAIESASRVAERVMETPVTVEKVSQGQLRTAPGLELYSSLARFKGIDVARSGLLFSSLSTRGFNSTKSERLIQLVDYCDLMSPSLSIYAGNSLGPAELDLESVDVVYGANSALYGANAFNGVVLLNTKDPFQYTGFSASLRGGSRALLDGQFRYAHRIGSRVAVKLTGGYQEADEFIARNGNAVRPVTESGLPGADPFNNPLGSPLGYNAVNRYGDIGTTLTTPSLVALNGGTALRVYMPGFAEEDMLLTGKDVRNFNLPGRNAYRTGVWKFNPSVHVLLTNRLKFWYEFRQSASNTLYQSSNRYAFRNLRSWVHHLELKSDRWFLRAYRNTDVSSDSYDLGFLGNAMQQLPLASGEVAPGVRFPSYAQNYFTAWGNLFGLARTTGAPAGTPVPGVFVPNPDGGAPTPFRLPAAIAGGQSPEQAQALASQLAATLQLPVGSPEYQRLLGLIAGSTGNLDINGALTPLRTFPGSGAASPLLIKGAGFGTQAYFWDYSGQYNWKLPDWDIVTGGSYRLYTLTSGGTLFQDGDSSPLRPGTVANELNRREEINNYELGVYGQAQKKLFRDRLKVAVAGRLDNFKNFGTRFSPRLSAVWTPDEPRRHNFRVNVSQAFRQPAQIDQFIYLDIGQILLLGNVGNGFNGLVPGSVTTQNPAGTPVRVNALKPERMNSGEIGYKGELADNLFLDASVYHSRYRDFIGTTRFIGREDGQTPVAADFAKSLTDRTRARLIQVWTNSEKAVTTTGLLTGLEWYASKAVNLVANYTYTTISDTKDLILGFNTPPYKVNLGLNGELTSRLSYSANYRYQSAYTFQMPFDEGKIDAFGTLDAQVAYRLKGLGTSVRLGGTNLTNANAVYAYGSAAIGRMVYAGLVFDSADLQRK comes from the coding sequence ATGAAACGATCATACTTACTCTTTTTCTGTATTCTTTCCTTTTTGCAAAGCCGCGCGCAGGACAGCCCCGTCCATGCCGTACGCGGAATCATCCGGGATGCCGTGAGCCGAAAACCGCTGGCCGGGGCCAGTGTCAGTCTGGAAGGTTCTTACCGGCGGGTGATGACTGACCGGCTTGGGCGCTACGAGCTTCCGGAGGTTGATTTTTCGGTGAACGACCCGGTCACCTTTACCATTTCGGCCGATGGCTTCACGACCCTGAGTGTCGCCGTTTTTTCGACGCAGACTCAGGTGGACATCCTTCTTCGGGAAACGCCCAACCTGATGAACGAAGCCATTGAATCGGCTTCGCGGGTGGCCGAACGGGTGATGGAAACGCCCGTAACGGTGGAAAAAGTCAGCCAGGGCCAGTTGCGCACCGCGCCCGGTCTTGAATTGTACTCCTCGCTGGCCCGGTTTAAAGGCATCGACGTGGCCCGTTCGGGTCTGCTGTTCAGCAGCCTCAGCACGCGGGGCTTCAATTCCACCAAATCCGAGCGTCTGATTCAGCTGGTGGATTACTGCGACCTCATGTCGCCCTCCCTGTCGATCTACGCCGGAAACAGCCTCGGGCCTGCCGAACTGGACCTGGAAAGTGTGGACGTTGTTTATGGCGCCAACTCCGCCCTGTATGGGGCCAATGCGTTCAACGGCGTGGTGCTGCTCAATACCAAAGACCCCTTCCAGTACACCGGATTTTCGGCCTCCCTACGGGGTGGCAGCCGGGCGCTGCTCGACGGGCAGTTCCGCTACGCCCACCGGATCGGCAGCCGGGTAGCCGTCAAGCTCACGGGTGGGTACCAGGAGGCCGACGAGTTTATCGCCCGGAACGGAAACGCCGTGCGCCCCGTGACCGAAAGCGGTCTGCCGGGCGCGGACCCGTTCAACAATCCGCTGGGCTCTCCGCTGGGGTACAATGCCGTGAACCGCTACGGCGACATTGGCACCACGCTGACGACCCCTTCGCTGGTGGCCCTCAACGGCGGCACGGCTCTCCGCGTCTACATGCCCGGTTTTGCCGAAGAAGACATGCTGCTGACGGGCAAAGACGTCAGGAATTTCAACCTGCCGGGACGAAACGCCTACCGCACGGGCGTCTGGAAGTTCAACCCTTCCGTCCACGTCCTGCTGACGAACCGACTGAAGTTCTGGTACGAATTCCGGCAGTCGGCGAGCAACACGCTCTACCAGAGTTCCAACCGCTACGCCTTCCGGAATCTGCGCTCGTGGGTGCACCATCTGGAACTGAAAAGCGACCGCTGGTTTCTGCGGGCCTACCGCAATACCGACGTCAGCAGCGACAGCTACGACCTTGGTTTTCTCGGAAACGCCATGCAGCAGTTGCCGCTGGCATCCGGCGAAGTGGCTCCGGGCGTGCGTTTTCCGTCTTACGCCCAGAACTATTTCACCGCCTGGGGCAACCTGTTCGGTCTGGCCCGAACGACCGGCGCTCCGGCGGGAACGCCCGTACCGGGGGTCTTCGTCCCCAATCCCGATGGCGGCGCCCCAACGCCCTTCCGGCTGCCAGCGGCCATTGCGGGCGGGCAAAGTCCCGAGCAGGCGCAGGCACTTGCTTCGCAGCTGGCGGCTACCTTACAACTTCCGGTCGGCTCGCCCGAATACCAGCGTTTGCTGGGGCTGATTGCCGGAAGTACGGGTAATCTGGATATCAACGGTGCCCTGACGCCCCTGCGGACCTTCCCCGGTTCGGGAGCCGCTTCGCCGCTGCTGATCAAGGGCGCGGGCTTTGGTACCCAGGCGTATTTCTGGGATTACAGCGGCCAGTACAACTGGAAACTGCCGGACTGGGACATTGTGACGGGCGGCTCTTACCGGCTTTACACGCTGACTTCGGGCGGTACGCTCTTTCAGGACGGCGATTCGTCCCCGCTGCGGCCCGGCACCGTCGCCAACGAGCTGAACCGGCGGGAGGAAATCAATAACTACGAACTGGGCGTGTACGGACAGGCCCAGAAAAAACTGTTCCGCGACCGGCTGAAAGTAGCCGTGGCCGGCCGCCTCGATAACTTCAAAAATTTCGGGACCCGTTTCTCGCCCCGTCTGTCGGCCGTATGGACGCCCGATGAGCCGCGGCGGCACAATTTCCGGGTGAATGTGTCGCAGGCGTTCCGGCAACCGGCGCAGATCGACCAGTTTATTTACCTGGATATTGGTCAGATTTTGCTGCTCGGCAACGTCGGCAACGGGTTCAACGGGCTGGTTCCGGGGTCTGTCACGACCCAGAATCCCGCCGGAACGCCCGTGCGGGTGAATGCCCTGAAACCGGAGCGGATGAACTCCGGGGAGATCGGTTACAAAGGCGAACTGGCGGACAATCTGTTTCTGGACGCCAGCGTGTACCACAGCCGGTACCGCGACTTTATCGGAACCACGCGCTTTATCGGGCGGGAAGACGGACAGACGCCGGTCGCCGCCGATTTTGCCAAATCGCTGACCGACCGCACGCGCGCCCGCCTGATTCAGGTCTGGACCAATTCGGAGAAAGCCGTGACGACCACCGGACTGCTGACCGGCCTTGAATGGTACGCTTCCAAAGCGGTCAATCTGGTCGCCAACTACACCTACACCACCATTTCGGACACCAAAGACCTCATCCTCGGCTTCAATACGCCGCCGTATAAGGTGAACCTAGGCCTGAACGGCGAACTGACCTCCCGGCTGAGCTACAGCGCCAACTACCGGTACCAGTCGGCCTACACCTTCCAGATGCCGTTCGACGAAGGGAAAATCGACGCCTTCGGAACGCTGGATGCGCAGGTAGCTTACCGGCTGAAGGGCCTGGGGACCTCCGTCCGGCTGGGCGGGACAAACCTGACGAACGCCAACGCGGTCTACGCCTACGGCTCTGCGGCGATTGGCCGGATGGTTTATGCTGGTCTGGTGTTCGATAGTGCTGATTTACAGCGAAAATAA
- a CDS encoding AAA family ATPase, whose product MAWKIPATQFNFSADDDDFPHIYYFVSRFGVFPNHLHCRGEFQTSLTDFLVEKQFEKIYERTELTTGQADFTFWVHPDGVLLRLHYLASMKAFTIQGNYLNQEALLTALDGLNDHRVPEADNSLGKVGLITQQYNELIVEETQLKLLPLDLDKHYNDDLRPVYEKLIGRLNTVNEKGLVILHGKPGTGKTNLIRHLTTQLTKQVLVLPPQLVEVMTQPGFIPFLLEQRNSVLVIEEAEQVLISRENDVRNSAVSNLLNLTDGLLADCLAIQVVCTFNTDIGRLDPALLRKGRLIARYEFQELATDKSNVLLAERGLDRRTDQPMTLSDIYHLEEEVQFAKPRERTIGF is encoded by the coding sequence ATGGCCTGGAAGATACCTGCCACCCAGTTTAATTTTTCCGCGGACGACGACGATTTTCCGCATATTTACTATTTCGTGAGCCGGTTCGGCGTTTTTCCAAACCATTTGCACTGCCGGGGCGAATTTCAGACTTCGCTGACGGATTTTCTGGTCGAAAAACAGTTTGAAAAAATCTACGAACGAACGGAACTGACCACCGGACAGGCTGATTTTACGTTCTGGGTGCATCCGGACGGCGTTCTGCTGCGGCTGCATTACCTCGCTTCGATGAAAGCGTTCACTATTCAGGGCAATTACCTGAATCAGGAGGCCCTGCTGACGGCGCTTGACGGGCTCAACGACCACCGGGTGCCGGAAGCGGACAATTCGCTGGGCAAAGTCGGGCTGATCACCCAGCAATACAACGAGCTGATCGTGGAAGAAACCCAGCTCAAACTGCTGCCGCTCGACCTCGACAAACACTATAACGACGACCTGCGGCCGGTATACGAAAAGCTGATCGGCCGCCTCAATACCGTCAACGAAAAAGGCTTGGTGATTCTGCACGGCAAACCGGGAACCGGCAAAACGAACCTGATCCGCCACCTCACGACGCAGCTTACCAAGCAGGTGCTGGTCCTGCCGCCGCAGTTGGTGGAAGTCATGACGCAGCCCGGTTTCATTCCTTTCCTGCTCGAACAGCGCAACTCGGTGCTGGTCATCGAAGAAGCCGAACAGGTCCTGATTTCCCGGGAAAACGATGTCCGGAACTCCGCCGTTTCCAATCTGCTCAACCTGACGGACGGACTGCTGGCTGACTGTCTGGCTATTCAGGTCGTCTGCACGTTCAACACGGATATCGGCCGCCTCGACCCGGCGCTGCTGCGGAAGGGACGGCTTATCGCCCGTTACGAGTTTCAGGAACTGGCTACCGACAAATCCAACGTACTGCTTGCCGAACGGGGCCTCGACCGCCGCACCGACCAGCCCATGACGCTATCCGACATTTATCACCTCGAAGAAGAAGTCCAGTTTGCCAAACCCAGAGAACGAACCATTGGTTTTTAA
- a CDS encoding lysophospholipid acyltransferase family protein: MQTVSNHTYQINPKNPAGPSGGSRLYTLWCAFWFILIFLLLFPFTFLFLQRESWKPYAHKINAIWGHIFFFLAGIKIEVDYQYQPDPKRTYVFCANHFSYIDIASMGVIIPNYYAFVGKHGVKKVPLFGYMFSKLHIQVNREKANSRAYSLTKSIKTLRSGRSVVIYPEGGIKSTNPPQMHRPFKDGAFKMAIQEGVPIVPVTLLTNHRILPDVLPLRLHRHPIKAIVHPPIETRGLTQNDLEWLKEKTFTIIDEALNSHKVGKS, from the coding sequence ATGCAAACCGTCTCTAATCATACATATCAAATAAATCCCAAAAATCCAGCGGGGCCGTCCGGCGGTTCAAGACTATACACCCTCTGGTGCGCCTTCTGGTTTATCCTGATTTTTCTGCTCCTGTTTCCCTTTACGTTTCTGTTTCTGCAACGGGAAAGCTGGAAGCCGTACGCACACAAAATCAACGCAATCTGGGGGCACATCTTTTTTTTCCTGGCTGGAATCAAAATAGAGGTCGACTACCAGTACCAGCCCGACCCGAAGCGGACGTACGTGTTCTGCGCCAACCATTTTTCGTACATCGACATTGCCTCGATGGGCGTGATTATCCCGAATTATTACGCTTTTGTCGGGAAGCATGGCGTAAAGAAAGTGCCCCTGTTCGGCTATATGTTCTCGAAGCTGCACATTCAGGTGAACCGCGAGAAAGCCAACAGCCGGGCGTATTCCCTGACCAAATCCATCAAAACGCTGCGGTCGGGGCGGAGCGTAGTCATTTACCCGGAAGGCGGCATCAAGTCGACAAATCCGCCGCAGATGCACCGTCCGTTCAAAGACGGCGCGTTTAAAATGGCGATTCAGGAAGGGGTGCCCATCGTGCCCGTCACGCTGCTGACCAACCACCGGATTCTGCCCGACGTGCTGCCCCTGCGCCTGCACCGCCACCCGATCAAAGCCATCGTTCACCCGCCCATCGAAACCCGGGGGCTGACGCAGAACGATCTGGAATGGCTGAAAGAAAAGACATTTACCATTATTGATGAAGCATTAAATAGTCATAAAGTCGGAAAGTCATAA
- the folK gene encoding 2-amino-4-hydroxy-6-hydroxymethyldihydropteridine diphosphokinase, producing MSEPIHTVYLLLGSNLGDRISTLRHAREAISDEVGPILLYSALYETAAWGVTHQPSFLNQVLKVLTPFGADEVLKMTQRIEQHLGRVRREKWGSRVIDIDILYFDSETFQSEHLTIPHPFLHERRFTLVPLAEIAPSYLHPVLKKTSRQLLEECRDELEVVKLV from the coding sequence ATGTCCGAACCCATTCATACCGTCTATCTGCTTCTCGGCTCCAACCTCGGCGACCGGATCTCCACGCTCCGCCATGCCCGGGAAGCGATCAGCGATGAGGTCGGGCCAATTCTGCTGTATTCGGCCCTTTACGAAACGGCCGCCTGGGGCGTGACCCATCAGCCCAGTTTTCTCAACCAGGTGCTGAAAGTGCTCACGCCGTTTGGGGCCGACGAGGTGCTGAAAATGACGCAGCGCATCGAACAGCACCTCGGCCGGGTGCGTCGGGAGAAATGGGGCAGCCGGGTCATCGACATCGACATCCTGTATTTTGACTCGGAAACCTTCCAGTCGGAGCACCTGACGATTCCGCACCCGTTTCTGCACGAACGACGGTTTACGCTCGTGCCGCTGGCCGAAATTGCGCCTTCTTACCTTCACCCGGTTCTCAAAAAAACATCCCGGCAACTGCTGGAGGAGTGCCGGGATGAACTGGAAGTGGTCAAACTGGTCTGA
- the purH gene encoding bifunctional phosphoribosylaminoimidazolecarboxamide formyltransferase/IMP cyclohydrolase: MSKSIQSALISVYYKDGLEPLVRLLHQHGVTLYSTGGTQTFIESLGIPVTAVEDLTGYPSIFGGRVKTLHPAVFGGILYRRNLPEDVAQAERHQIPAIDLVVVDLYPFEETVASGADEAEVIEKIDIGGISLIRAAAKNFADTLIVSSREQYADVVALLTQKEGKTDLEDRRRYAKEAFGMSSHYDTAIQAYFAGETPSINQFTQLPSQTLRYGENPHQQATFYGDLDAMFDKLHGKELSYNNLVDVDACVSLIDEFSSDGPTFAIIKHTNACGVATAPTAKEAYLNALACDPVSAFGGVIITNTTVDLATAEELNKLFMEILIAPAYEEAALELLKSKKNRILLVRKPVELPGKMFKTILNGVLEQDKDNQTETAGQFKTVTEKAPTEAEVRALEFALKVCKHTKSNTIVLAKENQLLASGVGQTSRVDALRQAIEKAGSFGFDLNGAVMASDAFFPFPDCVEIAGKAGITAVVQPGGSIRDQDSIDYCNQHGLAMVTTGVRHFKH, encoded by the coding sequence ATGTCAAAGTCAATTCAATCCGCTCTTATCTCCGTTTACTACAAAGACGGCCTTGAGCCCCTCGTCCGGTTACTTCACCAGCACGGCGTGACGCTGTACTCGACCGGCGGAACCCAGACGTTCATCGAAAGCCTCGGCATCCCGGTTACGGCCGTGGAAGACCTGACGGGCTACCCGTCTATCTTCGGGGGACGCGTCAAAACGCTGCACCCGGCCGTGTTTGGCGGGATTCTGTACCGGCGTAACCTGCCCGAAGACGTGGCCCAGGCCGAGCGCCACCAGATTCCGGCCATCGATCTGGTCGTGGTCGATCTTTATCCTTTCGAAGAAACCGTGGCTTCGGGTGCCGACGAAGCGGAGGTGATTGAAAAGATTGACATCGGCGGCATTTCGCTCATCCGGGCGGCCGCCAAAAACTTTGCCGATACGCTCATCGTGTCTTCCCGCGAGCAGTACGCCGATGTGGTTGCCCTGCTGACCCAGAAAGAAGGCAAGACCGACCTCGAAGACCGTCGCCGCTACGCGAAGGAAGCGTTCGGCATGTCGTCGCACTACGACACGGCCATTCAGGCGTACTTCGCCGGTGAAACGCCCAGCATCAACCAGTTTACGCAACTGCCGTCGCAGACGCTCCGGTACGGCGAAAACCCGCACCAGCAGGCGACGTTCTACGGCGATCTGGACGCCATGTTCGACAAACTGCACGGCAAGGAACTATCGTACAACAACCTGGTGGACGTAGACGCCTGCGTGAGCCTTATCGACGAATTCAGCAGCGACGGCCCTACGTTTGCCATCATCAAGCACACCAACGCCTGCGGCGTGGCTACGGCCCCGACGGCAAAGGAGGCCTACCTGAATGCCCTCGCCTGCGACCCGGTTTCGGCCTTCGGCGGGGTTATCATCACCAACACGACGGTCGATCTGGCGACGGCGGAGGAACTGAACAAGCTGTTCATGGAAATCCTCATCGCCCCGGCTTACGAAGAGGCGGCGCTGGAGTTGCTTAAATCGAAGAAAAACCGCATTTTACTGGTGCGCAAGCCCGTTGAACTGCCCGGCAAGATGTTCAAGACCATTTTGAACGGCGTGCTGGAGCAGGACAAGGACAACCAGACCGAAACGGCCGGGCAATTCAAAACGGTGACCGAAAAAGCGCCGACGGAAGCCGAAGTGCGGGCACTGGAGTTTGCGCTGAAAGTCTGCAAGCACACCAAGTCAAATACCATCGTGCTGGCGAAGGAAAACCAGCTGCTTGCCAGCGGCGTGGGCCAGACCAGCCGGGTAGACGCCCTGCGGCAGGCCATCGAAAAGGCCGGTTCGTTTGGTTTCGATCTGAACGGTGCGGTGATGGCCTCGGACGCCTTTTTCCCCTTCCCCGACTGCGTGGAGATTGCGGGTAAAGCGGGCATCACGGCCGTGGTACAGCCCGGCGGCTCCATCCGCGACCAGGACAGCATCGACTACTGCAACCAGCACGGTCTGGCGATGGTGACGACCGGCGTGCGCCATTTTAAACACTAA
- a CDS encoding tryptophan-rich sensory protein, translating into MKSDRIRQFLVVFAIVSMIVMNYLSQAVPFGGQTNGQVSDKYHTDFTPAGYAFSIWGVIYLGLAAFAVYQALPSQRENPRFRSVGLLVVLNALLNCLWLVAFQNEFFITSVLIILGMTFTALGINLGLRLGARETPQDEALVKPVSAAETWIARVPFAIYFGWLTVATIANVSVWLLADGWSGWGLSAQTWAEVMIVAGLLIGVFTFIRIRSYAYLLVFVWAFAAIAAEQQGNDSVPMVAGAAVVGALIVLIMALIWRPRATAPGVSRRDVPELR; encoded by the coding sequence ATGAAATCAGATCGAATTCGACAATTTCTGGTTGTCTTTGCCATCGTTTCCATGATTGTGATGAACTACCTCTCGCAGGCTGTGCCGTTCGGCGGCCAGACCAACGGGCAGGTGTCGGACAAATACCATACGGACTTTACCCCGGCGGGCTATGCCTTTTCCATCTGGGGAGTGATCTATCTGGGGCTGGCGGCCTTTGCGGTTTACCAGGCTCTGCCTTCCCAGCGGGAGAATCCCCGCTTCCGGAGCGTTGGGCTACTGGTCGTGCTGAACGCCCTGCTGAACTGCCTCTGGCTGGTCGCCTTTCAGAATGAGTTTTTTATCACTTCGGTGCTCATCATTCTCGGCATGACCTTTACGGCCTTGGGAATCAATCTGGGGCTTCGGCTCGGGGCGCGGGAAACGCCGCAGGACGAGGCCCTGGTGAAGCCGGTTTCGGCCGCGGAAACGTGGATTGCCCGGGTGCCGTTTGCGATTTATTTCGGCTGGCTCACCGTCGCCACCATCGCCAACGTGTCGGTATGGCTGCTGGCCGACGGCTGGAGCGGCTGGGGCCTGAGTGCCCAGACCTGGGCCGAAGTCATGATCGTTGCCGGGCTGCTGATCGGGGTGTTCACCTTCATCCGAATTCGGAGCTACGCGTATCTGCTGGTGTTTGTGTGGGCGTTTGCCGCCATCGCCGCCGAACAACAGGGCAACGACTCGGTCCCGATGGTAGCAGGGGCGGCCGTCGTGGGCGCGCTGATCGTTCTGATTATGGCGCTGATCTGGCGACCGCGGGCCACCGCCCCCGGCGTCTCCCGACGGGATGTCCCCGAACTTCGCTGA
- the gatC gene encoding Asp-tRNA(Asn)/Glu-tRNA(Gln) amidotransferase subunit GatC: MKITHETLHKIAHLARLEVRAEEEGPLVESLNGVLTWMEQLNEVDTTGVEPLTHISAEINVLREDEPSPQLPLERALRNAPAKDESYFRVPKVIE, encoded by the coding sequence ATGAAAATCACTCACGAAACGCTCCACAAAATCGCCCATCTGGCCCGCCTGGAAGTCCGGGCGGAGGAGGAAGGGCCGCTGGTCGAAAGCCTGAACGGCGTGCTGACCTGGATGGAACAACTGAACGAAGTCGACACAACGGGCGTAGAGCCGCTGACGCACATCTCCGCCGAAATCAACGTGCTGCGGGAAGACGAACCGAGCCCGCAACTCCCCCTCGAACGGGCGCTGCGCAATGCCCCGGCCAAAGACGAGTCCTATTTCCGGGTGCCGAAGGTGATCGAGTAA